In Thermodesulfobacteriota bacterium, a single genomic region encodes these proteins:
- a CDS encoding metal-sulfur cluster assembly factor, producing the protein MGLGDMFNKIFKKEEGKGGKTVEISDEKKTMMDVKNMAETPRTENIHKLETLSIEEAVDQTSQPREKDDYKGDKDEQDLKTESGTAQPISSQSGSTEPADTSGVEPASDQVTEEKVFEILSDIYDPEIPIDIVNLGLVYGVQVEDGIVNVKMTLTSPGCPTAGQMVQEAQMLIEELPGVKEAIVEVVWDPPWDPSKMSEEAKRALGYI; encoded by the coding sequence ATGGGGCTTGGAGATATGTTCAATAAAATATTCAAAAAGGAAGAGGGAAAAGGCGGAAAGACCGTAGAAATCAGCGATGAGAAGAAGACGATGATGGATGTAAAGAATATGGCGGAGACTCCTAGGACTGAAAACATACACAAGCTTGAGACCCTAAGCATCGAGGAAGCCGTTGACCAAACATCTCAACCTCGGGAGAAGGATGATTACAAAGGCGACAAAGATGAACAAGACTTAAAAACAGAAAGCGGTACGGCTCAGCCCATTTCCAGTCAGTCGGGTTCCACAGAGCCTGCCGACACTTCCGGTGTGGAGCCTGCCTCGGACCAGGTCACCGAGGAGAAGGTGTTTGAGATTTTAAGTGATATATATGACCCGGAGATTCCTATCGACATCGTGAATCTGGGCCTGGTTTACGGTGTCCAGGTTGAGGACGGAATAGTAAACGTAAAAATGACATTGACCTCACCGGGATGCCCTACGGCGGGGCAGATGGTCCAGGAGGCACAGATGCTTATAGAAGAACTCCCCGGCGTGAAAGAGGCCATAGTAGAGGTCGTTTGGGACCCTCCCTGGGACCCTAGCAAGATGAGCGAAGAAGCAAAGAGGGCTCTAGGCTACATCTAA
- the tpx gene encoding thiol peroxidase, whose translation MAEERPGAVTMRGNPVTLIGPEIKVGDKAPKFTALKALGSPITLDDLKDKIKVFNVVVSVDTPVCDAQCRRFNEEAFKLPDDVEIYTVSMDLPFAQSRYCGAAGIDKVKNLSDYRDASFGEAYGVLIKEHRLLTRAIFVVDKNNTVQHAEYVKEVTEHPNYDAALAAVKKLT comes from the coding sequence ATGGCTGAGGAAAGACCAGGCGCAGTGACGATGAGAGGAAATCCGGTTACTCTGATAGGACCCGAGATCAAGGTTGGAGACAAGGCTCCAAAGTTTACCGCTCTTAAAGCCTTAGGTTCTCCCATTACCCTAGATGACCTCAAGGATAAAATAAAGGTATTTAACGTAGTTGTATCCGTAGATACCCCAGTTTGTGATGCACAATGCAGGCGTTTTAATGAGGAAGCGTTTAAACTTCCGGACGATGTCGAGATTTACACCGTGAGCATGGACCTACCATTTGCCCAGAGCCGCTACTGCGGCGCTGCGGGAATCGATAAGGTGAAGAACCTATCTGACTACCGCGATGCTTCGTTTGGTGAAGCCTACGGAGTTTTAATAAAAGAGCACCGCCTGCTGACTAGGGCTATATTCGTAGTGGATAAAAATAATACCGTTCAGCATGCGGAGTATGTCAAGGAAGTGACCGAGCATCCAAACTATGATGCGGCGCTAGCCGCAGTAAAGAAGTTAACCTGA
- a CDS encoding DUF3341 domain-containing protein — MRSDQGVLGVFSYLDSTVQTVKKLKEEGYRNLRVFSPFPHHVIEEELKERESIVRFFTLGGATLGAICGLGFTILTSLSYPLRVSAKPIVSLAPFMIIVFELTVLLGALATLVGLLINSRLRRNAPISMYDPRFSEDKFGVMVVCPKESIRKVEEILKSSGAEEIKFEGI; from the coding sequence ATGAGAAGCGACCAGGGTGTACTGGGGGTTTTCTCCTACCTCGATTCTACCGTACAGACTGTCAAGAAACTAAAGGAAGAGGGCTACAGAAATCTCCGGGTATTCTCGCCTTTTCCCCATCACGTGATCGAAGAGGAGCTAAAAGAGAGGGAAAGTATAGTTCGTTTCTTCACACTCGGTGGAGCGACATTGGGTGCTATATGCGGCCTTGGATTCACTATTTTGACCTCTCTATCTTATCCTCTTCGGGTGAGCGCTAAGCCGATCGTTTCCCTTGCCCCTTTCATGATCATAGTGTTTGAGCTTACCGTCCTTCTGGGGGCTCTGGCTACTCTTGTCGGCCTTCTAATTAATTCGCGCCTGAGGCGGAATGCACCTATATCTATGTATGACCCCCGGTTTTCCGAGGACAAATTTGGGGTGATGGTAGTTTGTCCGAAAGAGAGCATAAGAAAAGTAGAGGAGATCTTAAAGTCATCCGGTGCGGAGGAGATAAAGTTTGAGGGAATCTAA
- a CDS encoding cytochrome c3 family protein, with product MRGLAKFLPFALLGVLTLAGIYFYPLNRPAESSTKGPTQPILFSHKIHAGENQIACEYCHSYVSVSPWPGIPSVQKCMGCHNQVAGRDVEYVLDDGSKINIKNEIAKVKEYWNKKTPIPWVKVHFLPEFVHFTHKRHIKRGFQCADCHGEVQTMDVVHKVNKLEMGWCLGCHEQNAKDHEQLTQLKDCLTCHY from the coding sequence ATGAGAGGACTAGCCAAATTCTTGCCGTTTGCTCTGCTTGGTGTACTTACTCTGGCCGGCATATATTTTTATCCACTCAATCGACCTGCTGAAAGCAGTACCAAAGGCCCAACCCAGCCCATACTATTCAGTCATAAGATTCATGCCGGGGAGAATCAGATTGCCTGCGAGTACTGCCACAGCTACGTGTCCGTATCCCCCTGGCCGGGCATACCGTCGGTTCAGAAGTGTATGGGGTGCCACAATCAGGTTGCCGGGCGGGACGTGGAATATGTACTGGATGACGGAAGCAAGATAAACATTAAAAATGAAATTGCCAAGGTAAAGGAATATTGGAATAAGAAGACTCCTATTCCCTGGGTAAAGGTTCATTTCCTGCCTGAGTTTGTTCATTTTACCCATAAGCGCCACATTAAGCGCGGGTTTCAATGTGCAGACTGTCATGGAGAAGTGCAAACTATGGACGTAGTCCATAAAGTTAACAAGCTGGAAATGGGCTGGTGTCTCGGTTGCCATGAGCAGAATGCTAAAGATCACGAACAGTTGACTCAGCTCAAGGATTGTTTGACCTGCCACTATTAG
- the nrfD gene encoding NrfD/PsrC family molybdoenzyme membrane anchor subunit gives MSQETTITYSKVNRDIIRMLDKPTVKWWALFLFDLAVLGVGLICFIYQIYTGLGVTGYRHPVFWAVYITNFVFWVGIAHSGTLISAILFLFRARFRLSIYRISEAMTVFAVATAGLFPLIHLGRIWNFYWLFPYPNQRELWINFKSPLIWDVFAVSTYATVSTVFFFVGMIPDFAAIRDRVIEKPRKILYSILSLGWKGSNWEWLHYTRAYLYFAAFATPLVISVHSVVSWDFAMANTPGWHTTIFPPYFVAGAIFSGLAMVISLVVPIRKIFHLEEYITVDNFEAMAKMIILTSLIVTYAYVVEPLMSWYSGSPYEWGQTVYRAKGPYAPMYWIMVFCNVLVPLLLWFKKIRTNINALFVISLFINIGMWFERFNIIVISLSHEFEPGAFGIYKVSLVELAITAASFAWFFMFFLLFVKFLPAVSIAELKEILPAPTKEAKPQ, from the coding sequence ATGAGCCAGGAAACTACGATAACCTATTCAAAAGTAAACCGGGATATAATCCGGATGCTGGACAAGCCTACCGTTAAATGGTGGGCACTATTTTTGTTTGACCTGGCTGTTCTGGGCGTTGGTCTTATCTGCTTTATATATCAGATCTATACTGGGTTGGGGGTTACCGGGTACAGGCATCCGGTTTTCTGGGCGGTGTACATCACTAACTTCGTTTTTTGGGTAGGGATAGCTCACTCCGGCACATTGATATCGGCTATACTGTTTCTTTTCCGGGCAAGATTCAGGCTGTCTATCTACCGTATTTCCGAGGCGATGACCGTTTTTGCGGTCGCCACCGCCGGACTTTTCCCGCTTATACACCTGGGAAGGATATGGAACTTCTACTGGCTTTTTCCTTACCCCAACCAGCGCGAGCTTTGGATTAACTTCAAGTCTCCTCTTATATGGGACGTCTTTGCCGTGAGCACATACGCAACGGTGAGCACCGTTTTCTTCTTCGTAGGGATGATTCCGGACTTTGCGGCAATAAGAGACCGGGTGATAGAAAAACCGAGGAAAATCCTTTATTCAATTTTATCCCTCGGCTGGAAGGGCTCAAACTGGGAATGGCTTCACTACACTAGGGCGTATCTATACTTTGCCGCCTTCGCTACCCCTCTGGTTATCTCAGTCCACAGCGTGGTGTCCTGGGACTTTGCTATGGCCAATACTCCGGGATGGCATACGACGATATTTCCACCCTACTTCGTGGCCGGGGCTATCTTTTCCGGACTGGCCATGGTGATCAGCCTGGTCGTTCCCATCCGTAAAATCTTCCACCTGGAAGAGTACATAACCGTAGATAACTTTGAGGCCATGGCTAAGATGATTATTCTCACCTCTCTTATCGTTACCTATGCTTATGTAGTCGAGCCTCTTATGTCCTGGTATAGCGGAAGCCCTTATGAGTGGGGGCAAACCGTATATAGAGCCAAAGGCCCTTATGCCCCTATGTACTGGATAATGGTTTTCTGTAACGTGTTGGTTCCCTTGCTTCTCTGGTTCAAGAAGATCCGTACCAACATAAACGCACTCTTTGTCATATCTCTTTTCATAAATATCGGGATGTGGTTTGAGAGGTTTAATATCATCGTAATTTCATTATCGCATGAGTTTGAGCCCGGCGCCTTCGGTATTTACAAGGTCTCTCTGGTCGAGCTGGCAATCACGGCGGCAAGCTTTGCCTGGTTCTTCATGTTCTTCCTCTTGTTCGTGAAGTTTCTTCCGGCGGTCTCGATTGCCGAGCTGAAGGAGATCTTGCCGGCGCCCACCAAGGAGGCAAAACCACAATGA
- a CDS encoding cytochrome c has protein sequence MLRRSKNYFLLFMMAVILGAIRVFAMPWSDDMYQQPSIWPYQLPLIYPTDSVATDGTTEKPGDREKIEAITMNPNKATEASIQSGEKAFEIYCAACHGPQGKGDGPVIKRGFYPLDLTSAGVQGRTDGYIYAYIRYGGKVMMPSYRESITSGEAWDIVNFVRKLQGKLNTSNTTEEKTQ, from the coding sequence TTGCTCAGGAGATCAAAAAACTATTTCTTACTCTTCATGATGGCAGTAATTCTGGGGGCTATTAGGGTCTTTGCCATGCCCTGGTCGGACGATATGTATCAGCAACCCTCGATTTGGCCTTATCAACTGCCCTTGATATACCCGACCGATTCTGTCGCCACCGACGGGACGACGGAAAAACCGGGAGATAGAGAGAAGATCGAAGCGATAACGATGAATCCGAATAAGGCAACTGAGGCTTCTATACAATCGGGTGAAAAGGCGTTTGAAATATACTGCGCTGCCTGCCATGGTCCCCAGGGAAAGGGAGACGGGCCGGTGATAAAGAGGGGATTCTATCCGCTTGACCTCACCTCAGCCGGGGTCCAGGGTAGGACAGATGGGTACATATATGCTTATATCAGGTACGGCGGGAAGGTGATGATGCCTAGCTACCGGGAGAGCATAACTTCGGGCGAGGCGTGGGATATCGTGAATTTTGTGAGGAAGCTCCAAGGAAAGCTCAACACTTCTAATACTACAGAGGAGAAAACACAGTAA
- a CDS encoding molybdopterin-dependent oxidoreductase has product MSEGKKCDLTRPVPRKAEGITASGIKRRDFLKIIGIAGGTAAVTGACSPEPVEQIIPYVIPPDDVIPGIPKWYASTCTECPAGCGVLVKNREGRAIKIEGNPSSPVNSGSLCARGQSALQGLYNPDRVRGPLSKNASGKFQPTSWEAAQKALLDRIVEILKQGKGNKIVFMTNNISGSLGDLVAEWLAALGGGKHIVYETFSHEPIKEANRIAFGIDKIPTYHIEKAKYLLSFGADFLETWLSPTEYAGKFSRMHSYKDGSMGKFVQVEPRLSLTGANADERILIRPGTDVFLALGIANVILNEGLTGSISLDETAKIKNLLNNYTPDKVSSLTDVPEDTINRLAKEFVEMGPSIAIGGGAANTGTNATATQLAINILNYVAGNVGEMVNFGESLSISDISSFKEISSLVDSMINGEVEILLLYNVNPVFTMPKSMRFDQALKNVPMVVSFSSFMDETAELANLILPDNTTLEKWGDYVPREGVYGLVQPVMTPVFNTKATGDVILAVSQQIDGVKEQFIWKTFYDYLRDYWKGKHQPRFAPEKDFETFWEESVQGGGVFRQPESVQVQLSDSILQVNFGDAEPVFEGDGDMYFIPYPSSRYYDGRGANKPWLQELPDPITTACWDSWAEIHPDTAAKLYLREGDYVSIESPYGKLETQVFVHNGIRPDTVAVPMGLGHTAYGRYAQNRGVNPISILRIALDEPSGGFAWLSTKVKISNTGKRGQLVKTQYTMTQHDRHIAQAVTLGELAKGIHEEHHEHLTMYPPQEYINYQWGMSIDLSKCIGCGACVTACYAENNIPVVGKEQVARRREMSWIRVERYFEDDGNGGTETRFIPMLCQHCGNAPCEPVCPVYATYHNHEGLNAMIYNRCVGTRYCSNNCTYKVRRFNWFQYKWPEPLNWQLNPDVTVRSMGVMEKCTFCVQRIQFAKDIAKDEGRDVKDGEVTPACAQACPTKAIVFGNLKDPESRVSRLSKDERGYRVLEVINTDPAITYLKKVKWDKA; this is encoded by the coding sequence ATGTCTGAAGGTAAAAAATGTGATTTGACCAGGCCCGTACCGAGGAAGGCAGAAGGAATCACCGCGAGCGGGATAAAGAGAAGGGATTTCCTAAAGATAATCGGAATAGCCGGAGGCACGGCAGCGGTTACGGGCGCTTGCTCTCCCGAACCGGTGGAGCAAATAATCCCCTATGTCATACCACCGGATGATGTGATCCCCGGAATCCCCAAATGGTATGCGAGCACATGCACCGAGTGCCCGGCGGGCTGTGGGGTGCTGGTCAAGAACCGCGAGGGCAGAGCAATCAAGATAGAAGGAAATCCATCGAGCCCGGTCAATTCCGGGAGCCTTTGTGCCCGCGGTCAGTCAGCCCTCCAAGGACTCTACAATCCCGACCGTGTCCGCGGCCCGCTCAGTAAAAACGCTTCCGGCAAGTTTCAGCCGACGAGCTGGGAAGCCGCACAAAAAGCCCTCCTGGATAGAATAGTGGAGATTCTGAAGCAAGGGAAAGGAAATAAGATCGTATTTATGACCAACAACATCTCCGGAAGCCTTGGCGACCTTGTAGCAGAGTGGCTGGCGGCGCTGGGCGGTGGAAAACACATCGTCTATGAAACATTCAGCCACGAGCCGATAAAGGAAGCAAATAGGATTGCATTCGGAATAGATAAAATTCCAACCTACCATATCGAAAAGGCAAAGTATTTACTATCGTTTGGCGCGGATTTCTTGGAGACATGGCTTTCTCCTACGGAGTACGCGGGCAAGTTTAGCCGGATGCACAGCTATAAGGACGGGAGCATGGGGAAATTCGTCCAAGTAGAGCCAAGGCTTTCTCTGACCGGAGCGAACGCTGATGAGCGGATTCTCATCAGGCCGGGTACGGACGTGTTCCTGGCACTCGGTATTGCTAACGTAATTTTGAACGAAGGCTTAACCGGCTCCATTTCTCTTGATGAAACTGCCAAGATAAAGAATCTTCTTAACAACTACACACCAGATAAGGTCTCATCACTCACCGACGTGCCCGAAGATACAATCAATCGCCTGGCGAAAGAATTTGTGGAGATGGGCCCGAGCATCGCCATAGGCGGAGGCGCAGCAAATACCGGAACCAACGCCACTGCCACGCAGTTAGCCATAAATATTCTCAACTATGTCGCCGGAAACGTCGGGGAGATGGTTAATTTCGGTGAGTCGCTGTCTATCTCCGATATAAGCTCGTTCAAGGAAATCTCGTCCCTGGTCGATTCTATGATAAACGGAGAAGTGGAGATTCTTCTCCTCTATAACGTGAACCCCGTATTCACCATGCCCAAGTCCATGAGGTTTGACCAGGCTCTAAAGAACGTCCCTATGGTGGTGAGCTTCTCGAGCTTCATGGATGAGACCGCCGAGCTTGCTAATCTGATACTCCCGGACAATACAACCCTGGAAAAATGGGGAGATTATGTCCCCAGGGAAGGAGTTTATGGATTGGTCCAGCCGGTCATGACCCCCGTTTTCAACACCAAGGCCACGGGTGATGTTATTCTAGCAGTGAGCCAGCAGATTGACGGCGTAAAAGAGCAATTCATCTGGAAGACATTCTACGATTATTTGAGGGATTACTGGAAAGGCAAACATCAGCCCAGGTTTGCCCCGGAAAAGGATTTTGAAACCTTCTGGGAGGAATCGGTCCAGGGCGGCGGAGTGTTCCGACAGCCGGAAAGCGTGCAAGTTCAACTCTCCGACTCCATTCTGCAGGTCAATTTTGGCGACGCCGAGCCGGTGTTTGAGGGAGACGGCGACATGTATTTCATCCCCTACCCATCCTCACGGTACTATGACGGAAGAGGGGCTAACAAACCTTGGTTGCAGGAGCTTCCCGACCCCATTACTACGGCCTGTTGGGATTCCTGGGCGGAAATACATCCGGATACCGCCGCGAAGTTGTACCTGAGGGAAGGGGATTATGTGTCGATCGAGTCTCCTTACGGGAAGCTGGAGACTCAGGTCTTTGTGCATAATGGCATAAGGCCGGATACGGTAGCCGTACCCATGGGGCTCGGACATACCGCTTACGGAAGATATGCCCAGAATCGGGGCGTCAATCCCATCAGCATTCTGCGAATTGCCCTCGATGAACCCTCCGGCGGTTTTGCCTGGCTTTCTACGAAGGTGAAGATCTCCAATACCGGGAAGCGGGGTCAGTTGGTTAAGACCCAGTACACCATGACTCAACACGATAGGCATATTGCCCAGGCGGTGACCCTGGGGGAGCTGGCCAAGGGCATACATGAAGAGCATCACGAGCACCTGACCATGTATCCTCCTCAAGAATACATAAATTATCAGTGGGGTATGTCCATCGACCTTTCTAAATGCATAGGATGCGGGGCCTGTGTTACTGCCTGTTATGCTGAGAACAACATACCGGTAGTAGGGAAAGAGCAGGTAGCCCGGAGACGGGAGATGTCCTGGATCAGGGTTGAGAGGTATTTCGAAGACGACGGAAATGGTGGGACGGAAACGAGATTTATTCCGATGCTATGTCAACATTGCGGAAACGCTCCGTGCGAGCCGGTCTGTCCCGTTTATGCCACCTACCATAACCATGAGGGTCTTAATGCGATGATATACAATCGCTGTGTTGGGACCAGGTATTGCTCCAACAACTGCACCTACAAGGTCAGAAGGTTTAACTGGTTTCAGTATAAGTGGCCCGAGCCGCTAAACTGGCAGCTTAATCCGGACGTCACCGTAAGGTCGATGGGGGTTATGGAGAAATGTACCTTCTGCGTGCAGAGAATACAGTTCGCCAAAGATATAGCAAAGGACGAGGGTAGGGACGTAAAAGACGGAGAGGTGACGCCAGCATGCGCCCAGGCTTGTCCGACAAAAGCGATAGTTTTCGGCAACTTGAAGGACCCGGAAAGCCGGGTATCACGTCTTTCAAAGGATGAGAGGGGATACCGAGTTCTCGAGGTGATAAACACAGATCCGGCGATTACCTATCTAAAAAAAGTTAAATGGGATAAAGCATAA
- a CDS encoding peroxiredoxin: protein MAKMPKIGDKAPDIEAETYGGKKIKLSDYKDKKAVVLYFYPRDNTPGCTKEACSMRDGMEMLEKLGVQVLGVSTDSVKSHEGFRDKYNLNFPLLSDKSKNIIKTYGVESEHGSARRVTFLIDKSGVIRHVWEKVNTSQHAQEVAEKIKELELK from the coding sequence ATGGCAAAAATGCCCAAGATAGGAGACAAGGCGCCGGATATAGAAGCAGAAACCTATGGAGGAAAAAAGATAAAGCTTAGTGACTACAAGGATAAAAAGGCAGTCGTGCTTTACTTCTACCCAAGGGATAATACACCCGGGTGCACCAAAGAGGCCTGCTCGATGAGGGACGGGATGGAGATGCTGGAAAAACTCGGGGTGCAGGTGCTCGGTGTGAGCACCGATAGCGTCAAATCACACGAAGGTTTCAGGGATAAGTACAACCTCAATTTCCCCCTTCTGAGCGACAAAAGTAAGAATATAATAAAGACCTATGGTGTAGAGAGCGAGCATGGCTCGGCTAGAAGGGTGACTTTTCTCATAGATAAATCGGGTGTGATCAGACATGTCTGGGAGAAAGTCAACACCTCTCAACACGCCCAGGAAGTAGCCGAAAAGATAAAAGAATTAGAGCTCAAATAA
- the bioD gene encoding dethiobiotin synthase: MTYFPRGIFVTGTDTGVGKTVVSAALAWSLKQSGKSVAVMKPVQTGTNTGSIMDIEFVERVMEMNYPLEEVCPYRFPEPLAPLVAADMAGEKIDIERIKSLFRKLTSSHDITVVEGAGGLLVPVTEDYLMSDLAFDLELPIVIVTRPSLGTLNHTLLTVESARARGLKVLGIVINQFPSSPGLAERTNPGLILEMTGENIIGVLPFDTGVSVEEGRVGKIREISGSCFIRVLGGNFVIEDFLSKLK, encoded by the coding sequence ATGACCTATTTCCCTAGAGGCATTTTTGTGACCGGCACGGATACTGGAGTGGGGAAGACCGTCGTATCCGCTGCACTCGCCTGGTCTTTAAAGCAATCCGGTAAAAGTGTTGCCGTGATGAAACCGGTGCAAACAGGGACCAATACCGGCTCTATTATGGACATCGAGTTTGTGGAAAGGGTCATGGAGATGAATTATCCGTTAGAAGAGGTCTGCCCGTATCGTTTTCCCGAGCCACTCGCTCCCCTGGTTGCAGCGGATATGGCGGGGGAGAAGATAGATATAGAAAGGATAAAATCCCTCTTCCGTAAGCTTACTTCGAGTCATGATATTACGGTTGTTGAAGGCGCGGGTGGGTTATTGGTTCCGGTCACTGAAGATTATTTGATGTCCGACTTAGCCTTCGATTTAGAGCTACCGATTGTTATCGTTACCCGTCCAAGCCTGGGAACGTTAAACCATACGCTCTTAACGGTAGAGTCGGCAAGGGCTAGGGGTCTCAAAGTTTTGGGCATCGTGATTAACCAATTTCCCTCCTCCCCCGGCCTTGCCGAGCGCACTAATCCGGGGCTTATACTCGAGATGACCGGGGAGAATATAATTGGAGTTCTACCTTTTGATACCGGGGTCTCAGTTGAAGAGGGGAGGGTGGGGAAAATTAGAGAGATTTCTGGCTCCTGTTTTATTAGAGTGCTTGGGGGTAATTTTGTGATTGAAGATTTTTTGTCCAAGCTGAAATAA
- a CDS encoding cold-shock protein, translated as MLRGKVKWFNESKGYGFIQQDDGKDVFVHYSAIQDAGFKTLAEGEVVEFEVVQGPKGLQASKVTKVKQ; from the coding sequence TTGTTAAGAGGTAAAGTAAAGTGGTTTAATGAATCCAAAGGTTACGGATTCATTCAGCAAGACGATGGTAAGGACGTATTCGTCCATTATAGTGCTATTCAGGATGCCGGCTTTAAAACCCTTGCTGAGGGCGAAGTTGTGGAATTCGAGGTAGTGCAAGGTCCAAAGGGACTCCAAGCGAGTAAAGTTACCAAGGTTAAACAGTAA